One genomic window of Fusarium verticillioides 7600 chromosome 2, whole genome shotgun sequence includes the following:
- a CDS encoding mitochondrial import inner membrane translocase subunit TIM21, with translation MKPTTTNLIATGSIAFRGIPSTLRPFHVSRYYATQQGLGAAPQSSKSKRRAVTPFNDNGHVPWTELSVGEKAARATQQSFNFGMILVGLVLTGGVTYFLWTDIFSPDSKISNFNRAVDKIKRDPRIVELMGDSKKITAHGDETFNKWRRARPVASTETTDARGDQHIMMHFYVRQIRLPVDQKH, from the exons ATGAAACCGACGACCACAAATCTCATCGCGACCGGATCAATAGCATTCCGGGGCATCCCATCAACGCTTCGACCTTTCCATGTCTCGAGATACTATGCGACACAACAAGGCTTAGGAGCAGCGCCTCAGAGCTCCAAATCGAAGCGAAGAGCAGTTACACCGTTCAACGATAATGGACATGTGCCTTGGACAGAGCTTTCGGTGGGAGAGAAGGCGGCGAGAGCGACGCAGCAGAGCTTCAACTTTGGCATGATCCTCGTTGGTCTTGTCCTCACT GGTGGTGTAACGTATTTCCTATGGACGGACATCTTTTCCCCCGATAGCAAGatctccaacttcaaccgCGCAGTCGACAAGATCAAACGTGACCCTCGTATAGTCGAACTCATGGGCGACTCCAAGAAGATTACAGCACATGGAGACGAGACATTCAACAAGTGGAGGAGGGCACGTCCTGTTGC ATCTACGGAAACGACAGATGCTCGTGGAGACCAGCATATAATGATGCATTTCTATGTACGTCAAATACGGTTGCCGGTAGACCAGAAACATTGA
- a CDS encoding mitochondrial import inner membrane translocase subunit TIM21, which produces MKPTTTNLIATGSIAFRGIPSTLRPFHVSRYYATQQGLGAAPQSSKSKRRAVTPFNDNGHVPWTELSVGEKAARATQQSFNFGMILVGLVLTGGVTYFLWTDIFSPDSKISNFNRAVDKIKRDPRIVELMGDSKKITAHGDETFNKWRRARPVASTETTDARGDQHIMMHFYVDGPKNHGIARLHMVKYRGHSDFEYKYLFVDIKGHDRIYLEQEDTTSSKGGKKLSFFGVKW; this is translated from the exons ATGAAACCGACGACCACAAATCTCATCGCGACCGGATCAATAGCATTCCGGGGCATCCCATCAACGCTTCGACCTTTCCATGTCTCGAGATACTATGCGACACAACAAGGCTTAGGAGCAGCGCCTCAGAGCTCCAAATCGAAGCGAAGAGCAGTTACACCGTTCAACGATAATGGACATGTGCCTTGGACAGAGCTTTCGGTGGGAGAGAAGGCGGCGAGAGCGACGCAGCAGAGCTTCAACTTTGGCATGATCCTCGTTGGTCTTGTCCTCACT GGTGGTGTAACGTATTTCCTATGGACGGACATCTTTTCCCCCGATAGCAAGatctccaacttcaaccgCGCAGTCGACAAGATCAAACGTGACCCTCGTATAGTCGAACTCATGGGCGACTCCAAGAAGATTACAGCACATGGAGACGAGACATTCAACAAGTGGAGGAGGGCACGTCCTGTTGC ATCTACGGAAACGACAGATGCTCGTGGAGACCAGCATATAATGATGCATTTCTAT GTTGATGGACCAAAGAATCACGGTATTGCACGGCTTCATATGGTCAAATACCGCGGCCACAGTGACTTTGAGTACAAATATCTCTTTGTCGACATCAAAGGTCACGACAGAATTTACCTCGAACAAGAGGATACAACATCTTCCAAGGGTGGCAAGAAACTCAGCTTCTTTGGAGTGAAGTGGTAA